In Colwellia sp. PAMC 20917, a single genomic region encodes these proteins:
- a CDS encoding class I SAM-dependent methyltransferase has protein sequence MAPQFYNDNATELAQQYLSKSFDEVHQSWSQFLPSIIENPNARILDLGAGSGRDAKHLAELAANTHNEKNNIQILAAEPAKELSIIGQKTTQGLNIKWLEDSLPALSNVTQQEISFDLILLSAVWMHIPPSDRTRSIRKLANLLKPGGKLVISLRHGQTEQECKKRKMHHVCAGELKQLATDVGLFTKLETAQEEDKLGRNHVSWQTVVLQMPDDGTGAFPFIRHVAINDGKSATHKLALLRVLLRIADGHPGAVLRRESSPFGDRVILPVGLVALYWCHQYKDLIDKHNIFQRPGDDPNMGFMKPNGWHKLTHRTASDYRIGNLFTGDDAKALYRTISHAVNNISDMPAQKITYADSKKTVFEVNKKTVRAKDSIFLDLQTLEQWGEFSLPESTWMAFNRYACWIEPVLVSEWVKTMASYSGNAEHAAPEKQFSLYQALHWLELKRTTTEVRNRFEQLKKQQPNSELMQCVWSAKSLKQNYEIDHSIPFARWPNNDLWNLLPTDCKINNQKSDRLPTKHKLIESKERIQHWWQEAWLNDSAATNKQSKTSNSKKIEINEQPMGYTISTPYFANSTEIEIIPVQQKRFFAEANIALPGLNSDNTSIDDLFEALVMQRGRLKEMQQLREW, from the coding sequence TTGGCCCCTCAGTTTTATAACGACAATGCTACAGAATTAGCACAGCAATACCTTTCAAAATCATTTGATGAGGTACACCAAAGCTGGTCTCAATTCCTTCCCTCTATTATAGAAAACCCAAATGCTCGTATTCTGGATTTAGGTGCTGGCTCAGGTAGAGACGCTAAACACCTTGCCGAATTAGCCGCTAATACCCATAACGAAAAAAACAATATTCAAATTCTTGCTGCCGAACCAGCCAAAGAATTATCCATCATTGGGCAAAAAACTACTCAAGGTTTAAATATAAAATGGCTGGAGGATTCATTACCAGCATTAAGTAACGTTACTCAACAAGAAATCAGCTTCGATCTAATTTTACTCAGCGCGGTGTGGATGCATATTCCACCAAGTGACCGCACACGTTCAATTCGTAAATTGGCTAATCTACTCAAACCTGGTGGCAAGTTAGTTATTTCTCTACGCCACGGACAAACAGAGCAAGAATGTAAGAAACGAAAAATGCATCATGTTTGTGCAGGTGAATTAAAGCAATTAGCAACAGATGTAGGGCTATTCACTAAATTAGAAACGGCACAAGAAGAAGACAAACTTGGTCGTAACCATGTGTCTTGGCAAACGGTTGTATTACAGATGCCGGATGATGGAACGGGTGCATTCCCATTTATTCGCCACGTAGCAATTAATGATGGTAAATCAGCTACTCACAAACTTGCCTTACTAAGAGTTTTACTGCGTATTGCTGACGGTCACCCTGGTGCTGTATTACGACGAGAGTCTTCACCATTCGGTGATCGTGTTATTTTACCTGTAGGACTAGTTGCGCTTTATTGGTGTCATCAATACAAAGATTTAATTGATAAACATAATATATTTCAGAGACCGGGTGATGACCCAAACATGGGTTTCATGAAACCAAATGGTTGGCATAAGTTAACACACCGTACAGCTTCAGATTATCGCATTGGTAATTTATTTACTGGTGATGACGCAAAGGCTTTGTATCGAACAATATCACATGCCGTAAACAATATTTCAGATATGCCTGCACAGAAAATCACTTATGCGGATAGTAAAAAAACTGTTTTTGAAGTTAATAAGAAAACAGTTAGAGCTAAGGATAGTATTTTTCTTGATTTACAAACCCTCGAACAATGGGGGGAGTTTTCATTACCAGAATCAACTTGGATGGCTTTCAATCGATATGCTTGCTGGATAGAACCTGTATTAGTTTCTGAGTGGGTAAAAACAATGGCAAGTTATTCGGGTAATGCTGAACACGCTGCTCCGGAAAAACAATTTAGCCTATACCAAGCATTACACTGGTTAGAGCTTAAACGTACGACAACCGAAGTTCGTAACCGCTTTGAGCAACTTAAAAAGCAACAGCCTAACAGTGAGCTAATGCAATGTGTATGGTCAGCCAAATCTCTAAAGCAAAATTACGAAATAGATCACAGCATACCTTTTGCTCGTTGGCCGAATAATGATCTTTGGAATTTACTGCCGACAGATTGCAAGATTAACAATCAAAAAAGCGATAGATTACCGACTAAGCATAAGCTGATTGAATCGAAGGAACGCATTCAACATTGGTGGCAAGAGGCTTGGTTGAATGACTCAGCGGCAACGAACAAACAAAGTAAAACCTCAAATTCCAAAAAAATTGAAATAAACGAACAGCCAATGGGCTACACAATAAGTACCCCATATTTTGCGAATTCTACAGAAATAGAAATTATCCCTGTACAACAAAAGCGATTTTTTGCTGAGGCGAATATTGCACTGCCGGGGTTAAATTCAGATAACACATCGATTGATGATTTGTTTGAAGCTCTGGTGATGCAACGTGGACGGTTGAAGGAAATGCAGCAGTTGAGAGAGTGGTGA
- a CDS encoding condensin complex protein MksE — MENTIINSFEEVSYLKSAEIYRLFSQGKVLNKQRYDDVHGCFVDDDLFTLVFNKIKHFTLFFKHMGYELKFDEDGDFYSTQEIRESNNDESDENAMKIQAVLLFISRYYAKVGDLAQLSDPMFGIKESDIDALKQDDLLISSLKALRLDNWDKALDYLSSRNLIFKMAKDRYVFSSAAMTFLNRLQSAYTEFINNKPVI, encoded by the coding sequence ATGGAAAATACAATAATAAACAGTTTTGAAGAAGTATCTTATTTAAAAAGTGCCGAAATATACCGATTATTTTCTCAAGGAAAAGTATTAAACAAACAACGATACGACGATGTTCATGGCTGCTTTGTTGATGACGACCTATTTACTTTAGTTTTTAATAAAATTAAGCACTTTACTTTATTCTTTAAACACATGGGTTACGAGTTGAAGTTTGATGAGGATGGTGATTTCTACTCCACTCAAGAAATTCGTGAAAGTAACAACGACGAATCGGATGAAAATGCTATGAAAATTCAGGCCGTTTTACTCTTTATTAGCCGTTATTACGCCAAAGTTGGTGATTTGGCTCAGTTATCTGACCCAATGTTTGGTATTAAAGAATCAGATATAGACGCCTTGAAGCAAGATGACTTATTGATAAGTTCATTAAAAGCACTGAGGTTGGACAATTGGGATAAAGCATTAGATTACTTATCTAGTCGGAACTTGATATTTAAAATGGCAAAAGACCGCTATGTATTTAGTTCTGCTGCAATGACCTTTTTAAACAGATTACAATCAGCGTATACAGAATTCATAAACAATAAACCCGTAATTTAA
- a CDS encoding AAA family ATPase translates to MAYQFNFVLKKLVLVDSAGFCYSEIELDKHTILLGEGNVGKSSLLNCIRLFLLPEVNFNKAKDKFNFRSSNGDEYDKDQSFGHYFPTKYSHLIIEVEKIIGGKKHTHCQILSRGNNLAFERIFTTLSYNEIRSLFWQVEEGDLHQIGSRVDKLSTQEVFANIKSKDKYCITVKDPQKLKDLMYARDILSEVAMRYSLFPLNDASEENVESLRALILMLFDMKTSSKAVAKAVANLIESEKKETTDALSFDIQSFMSTHDQLKLEEQKLTDIENKTSEYNQLTYDFSSYSKLSSSESDFVNFYLYLNDTLNNANQKARQSATVISNFQKELKPLNGEIAEQGQIIFSANRNIKKLTKDIDTVNKDITKAKAEINLYGDTDITEIIEILDDDIKDTSEKIKALNDADARRNRIIKLQNQINSHQQNLQQLELEISNSEFAIKQQLPSDSLALLNSLSQKLTLANPGRQLSEHEFNAIINFQSLFEDKGYSYSFFGSVIPKSNAFSTRNLQKEIENIQSEVTAKSSERKSLENQATENPLVIENKLKDLTRQLTDANRVKLLIFNYQENKHDIKIYSKQKIDEQGVVNNIQPLISKLSDRQAELTELIEAEKLKQASIEKEQTELQTINNLAQGTTHAYPKIKRQLEKQKQYIGKAIEITAEHLRKLQNNLLEVEQLRIKIIDTLKRFATDKFVEVDQDLFSPSPLPSVIHSTFMEVKRIYDELVDQRLLLRNKTKMHNESVSNYVDILGKNFEHINRFESQLNRSFKGISINDLNEIEVSIHIDSRFSNLIKEIHKSYNQFTEQTLSEQFYIRLQAFSDAFFKNGERNKLVMSDIIKEVSYRVKKEGHDGWQTKQQSTSTTALINLKLVRMLLAKLRADSCMVQLPVIMDEAANINVDQYEWLLDDIRESGFFLFTAGTHSSGAELVHMIGHHYDVDALKTAKPYTKERSRVVWGGPQAFFNESEFDTYKSEDQIELLEGTDETV, encoded by the coding sequence ATGGCATACCAGTTTAATTTTGTCCTCAAAAAACTAGTTTTAGTAGACTCAGCGGGATTTTGTTATTCCGAAATAGAGCTAGACAAGCATACTATATTGCTTGGTGAAGGCAATGTGGGTAAATCCAGTTTACTTAACTGTATTCGTCTATTTTTATTACCTGAGGTGAATTTTAATAAAGCAAAAGATAAGTTTAATTTTAGAAGCTCTAATGGAGATGAGTATGATAAAGACCAATCATTTGGTCACTATTTCCCTACTAAATACTCTCACTTAATTATTGAAGTAGAAAAAATTATTGGTGGTAAAAAGCATACCCATTGCCAAATATTAAGTAGAGGTAATAATCTTGCATTCGAAAGAATATTCACTACCTTATCTTATAACGAAATTAGGTCCTTATTTTGGCAAGTCGAAGAAGGAGACTTACACCAAATTGGCTCTAGAGTAGATAAATTATCTACCCAAGAAGTTTTTGCAAACATAAAGAGCAAAGACAAGTATTGTATTACTGTTAAAGACCCGCAAAAACTTAAAGACCTAATGTATGCAAGAGATATTTTATCTGAAGTTGCGATGCGTTATAGCTTGTTTCCACTAAATGATGCTTCAGAGGAAAATGTAGAGTCACTACGTGCGTTAATATTAATGCTCTTTGATATGAAAACATCCAGTAAAGCCGTGGCTAAAGCTGTTGCAAACCTTATTGAGTCTGAAAAGAAAGAAACAACTGATGCTTTAAGCTTTGATATTCAATCCTTCATGTCTACCCATGACCAACTAAAGCTTGAAGAACAAAAGCTGACTGATATCGAAAACAAAACCAGTGAGTACAATCAGCTAACATATGACTTTTCCAGCTACAGTAAGCTATCGTCATCTGAAAGTGATTTCGTAAATTTTTATCTATATCTAAATGATACATTGAATAATGCCAATCAGAAGGCCAGGCAGAGCGCTACGGTAATTAGTAATTTTCAAAAGGAATTAAAACCACTGAATGGCGAAATTGCTGAACAAGGTCAAATTATATTTTCAGCTAATCGAAATATTAAAAAACTTACAAAAGACATTGATACTGTTAATAAGGATATTACCAAAGCAAAGGCTGAAATAAACCTATATGGTGATACTGATATCACTGAGATAATAGAAATATTAGATGATGATATAAAAGATACAAGTGAAAAAATAAAAGCGCTTAATGATGCTGACGCTAGGCGTAATCGCATTATCAAATTGCAAAATCAAATAAATAGCCATCAGCAAAACCTACAACAATTAGAGTTAGAAATTTCAAACTCAGAATTTGCCATTAAACAGCAACTTCCATCAGATTCGTTAGCTTTATTAAACTCACTTAGCCAGAAATTAACGTTAGCTAATCCAGGAAGACAGCTATCTGAGCACGAATTTAATGCAATTATCAACTTTCAAAGTTTATTTGAGGACAAGGGATATAGTTATTCCTTTTTCGGCTCAGTAATACCAAAGTCGAATGCATTCTCAACACGCAACTTGCAAAAAGAAATAGAAAATATTCAATCTGAAGTTACAGCTAAGTCATCTGAGAGAAAATCTTTAGAAAATCAAGCAACTGAAAACCCGTTAGTGATTGAAAATAAATTGAAAGATCTTACTAGGCAATTGACTGATGCCAATAGAGTTAAGTTATTAATATTTAACTATCAAGAAAACAAACACGATATAAAAATATACTCGAAACAAAAAATTGACGAGCAAGGTGTAGTTAATAACATCCAACCTCTAATTAGTAAACTATCCGATAGGCAGGCTGAACTAACTGAGTTAATTGAAGCAGAAAAATTAAAACAAGCTTCCATAGAAAAAGAACAAACGGAACTACAAACCATAAATAACCTGGCTCAGGGAACAACACATGCTTATCCTAAAATTAAAAGGCAGCTAGAAAAGCAAAAACAGTACATCGGAAAAGCAATAGAAATAACAGCAGAACACTTACGTAAGCTACAGAACAATTTATTAGAAGTAGAACAATTAAGAATAAAAATAATTGATACCTTGAAAAGATTTGCAACGGATAAATTTGTCGAAGTTGATCAAGACCTTTTTAGCCCTAGTCCATTACCAAGCGTTATTCATAGTACTTTTATGGAAGTAAAAAGAATCTATGATGAGCTAGTAGACCAAAGGCTACTCTTACGAAATAAAACAAAGATGCATAATGAAAGCGTAAGTAACTATGTCGATATTTTGGGTAAAAACTTTGAGCATATTAATCGGTTTGAAAGCCAGTTAAATAGATCATTTAAAGGGATTTCAATAAATGATCTAAATGAAATAGAAGTTTCTATTCATATTGATAGTCGTTTTAGTAACCTGATAAAAGAAATACATAAAAGTTATAACCAATTTACCGAGCAAACATTATCTGAGCAGTTCTATATTAGGTTACAAGCATTCAGCGATGCTTTTTTCAAAAATGGAGAACGTAATAAATTAGTAATGTCAGATATCATTAAAGAAGTAAGCTATAGAGTTAAAAAAGAGGGTCATGATGGCTGGCAAACAAAGCAACAATCAACTTCTACAACCGCTCTAATTAATCTAAAGCTTGTACGAATGCTACTGGCTAAACTGCGTGCTGACAGTTGTATGGTTCAACTACCTGTAATAATGGATGAGGCGGCTAATATTAATGTTGATCAATATGAATGGTTACTTGACGATATTAGAGAAAGCGGCTTCTTTCTATTTACCGCTGGCACACACAGTTCAGGAGCTGAGCTTGTTCACATGATCGGACATCACTATGATGTTGATGCGCTTAAAACAGCGAAACCTTATACGAAAGAACGTTCAAGAGTCGTTTGGGGAGGACCACAAGCCTTTTTCAATGAAAGTGAGTTTGATACTTATAAGAGCGAAGATCAAATAGAGCTACTGGAAGGTACTGATGAAACAGTTTAG
- a CDS encoding WYL domain-containing protein, with translation MFKGSFSRSDLTTKFEMGMANATRDISLYKELAPNNAELDNPSKQYFQAKKFKPLFKLDARKTLVKLANNITDGFDAIGDINFPVEAPSQLNVPDIFIVAKLIQAILNKKSVSVIYTSLSSGSASRELVPHSIIDNGLRWHVRAYDRKSKSFRDFVLTRISKVTIKPQNIELHEDKLEDHQWMRMMPLHLVAHPNNVKHPTAIAMDYGMDNGVLELNVRAALAGYLLRRWNVDCTNDATLSGGEFQLWLRNRQTLYGAENLAIAPGYNSLDD, from the coding sequence ATGTTTAAAGGTTCTTTTAGTCGAAGTGACCTAACAACTAAATTTGAAATGGGTATGGCAAATGCCACTCGTGACATTTCATTGTATAAAGAGTTAGCCCCTAATAATGCGGAATTAGACAACCCTTCAAAGCAATATTTTCAAGCAAAGAAATTTAAACCTCTATTCAAGCTTGATGCTCGTAAAACATTAGTTAAACTTGCCAATAACATTACCGATGGATTTGATGCTATTGGTGATATTAACTTTCCGGTTGAAGCGCCAAGTCAATTAAATGTTCCTGATATTTTTATAGTAGCCAAATTAATCCAAGCGATACTCAATAAAAAATCAGTCAGTGTTATTTATACCTCATTAAGCAGTGGATCAGCGTCACGAGAATTGGTTCCCCATTCTATTATTGATAATGGATTACGGTGGCATGTTCGTGCGTACGATCGTAAATCTAAATCCTTTAGAGACTTTGTTCTCACAAGGATAAGCAAGGTAACAATAAAGCCACAAAATATAGAATTGCATGAAGATAAACTTGAAGATCATCAATGGATGCGAATGATGCCGTTGCATTTAGTGGCCCACCCAAACAATGTAAAACATCCAACAGCAATAGCGATGGATTATGGGATGGATAACGGGGTACTTGAATTAAATGTTAGAGCCGCATTAGCCGGGTATCTGCTAAGACGATGGAATGTTGATTGCACAAATGATGCTACTTTATCAGGTGGGGAATTTCAGTTGTGGTTAAGGAACAGACAAACATTATATGGTGCCGAAAACTTAGCAATTGCTCCTGGTTATAATAGCCTCGATGATTAA
- a CDS encoding DNA-binding protein, producing MDIAQPVIGRRPEVSDEKIIEAGKKLIEEGRRATGFGLRSMVGNSGDPKRLLKVWQAYLSSQSNNADYAPLTLPVELEETLNAVVNETTTKLKALATELNNAAVKTAEQRVATAVDLANEREHDAEAEVHDASLTIDDLEGKLTAISLEYAQCKQALKLSQDETKGQIKLAGEFNLEVATLAVQLDSKDKEVENLTLSLAEVQQRVKDALTEISELKTEKAELRTENKLLINEVSKLSNVRDKQLSDLISKLDKPFDNAA from the coding sequence ATGGATATAGCACAACCAGTAATAGGCAGAAGACCAGAAGTATCTGACGAAAAAATAATTGAGGCCGGTAAAAAATTAATAGAAGAAGGGAGGAGAGCAACGGGGTTTGGACTACGTAGCATGGTCGGTAATAGCGGAGATCCCAAAAGGCTGCTTAAAGTATGGCAAGCTTACTTAAGTTCACAATCCAATAATGCAGATTATGCTCCTTTGACTCTCCCTGTGGAGCTTGAAGAAACGTTAAACGCAGTAGTTAATGAAACAACGACCAAGCTTAAAGCACTTGCAACAGAGTTGAATAATGCGGCTGTTAAAACAGCAGAGCAGCGGGTTGCAACCGCAGTTGATCTGGCCAATGAGCGAGAACACGACGCAGAAGCCGAGGTGCATGATGCCTCATTAACTATTGATGATCTAGAAGGTAAGTTAACTGCTATATCGTTAGAGTATGCACAATGTAAACAAGCATTGAAATTGTCTCAAGATGAAACGAAAGGACAAATAAAGTTAGCAGGTGAGTTTAATCTTGAAGTTGCAACCTTGGCAGTTCAGTTGGACTCTAAGGACAAAGAAGTAGAAAACCTTACCCTTTCTTTAGCAGAGGTACAGCAAAGAGTTAAGGATGCACTGACAGAAATTTCAGAGCTAAAAACAGAAAAAGCTGAATTAAGAACTGAAAATAAACTCCTTATTAACGAGGTTTCAAAGCTATCTAATGTACGGGATAAGCAATTAAGTGACTTAATCTCAAAGTTAGATAAACCTTTTGATAACGCTGCTTAA
- a CDS encoding tyrosine-type recombinase/integrase has translation MNTFKDYAQIYLDESRCEHAYSSYISNRAKVNRLIKKFGKREISSIKHSEIKVWRGKIHKKLNNKTINDHLSILRTIFKIAVNDGVIAINPMQDIKTLEIHILEPCPFAKDELIALQKTDTEYVTEKNLLFLAVVTGLRICEILALTWNCVDFDKAEIQINKSVVLGKYKLPKTKKSIRKVDLNTHAIEILKNQFEITGHLKKRVIRVLQKDNKSKVKESVQHVFISSRSKKPFRDVKEFTIKFFKGFLLKAEVKKRGANQLRHTFASHALTEGLNMEWIRKQMGHTSIKMIEKHYGTWMNADAPDYSNQLGEALCDVFEKKATLCSVAKPGSKIVVSSWGGISDRKSSAGNFGVCTAGKWEIKRCA, from the coding sequence ATGAATACTTTTAAAGATTATGCACAAATATATTTAGATGAAAGTAGATGTGAACATGCTTACTCCAGTTACATCTCAAACCGAGCAAAAGTTAATAGATTGATTAAAAAATTCGGTAAACGTGAGATATCGAGTATTAAACATTCTGAAATAAAAGTTTGGAGAGGTAAAATTCATAAAAAATTGAACAATAAGACAATTAATGATCATTTATCAATTCTCCGTACAATATTTAAAATAGCTGTTAATGATGGGGTAATAGCCATTAATCCAATGCAAGATATAAAAACGCTTGAGATACACATTTTAGAACCTTGTCCTTTCGCAAAAGATGAGCTTATTGCACTACAGAAGACTGATACTGAATATGTAACTGAAAAGAACCTTCTCTTTTTAGCCGTAGTCACGGGCCTCAGAATTTGTGAGATTTTAGCTTTAACTTGGAATTGTGTTGATTTTGATAAAGCAGAAATTCAAATAAATAAATCTGTAGTGCTTGGAAAATATAAGTTACCAAAAACTAAAAAGTCTATTAGAAAAGTAGACTTAAATACACATGCAATTGAAATATTGAAAAATCAATTTGAAATAACAGGTCACTTAAAAAAGCGTGTAATCAGAGTTCTGCAAAAAGACAACAAATCAAAAGTTAAAGAATCCGTTCAGCATGTCTTTATATCTAGTCGGAGTAAAAAACCATTTCGTGATGTAAAGGAATTTACAATAAAATTTTTTAAAGGCTTCTTATTGAAAGCTGAAGTTAAGAAACGAGGCGCAAATCAGCTAAGACATACTTTCGCCAGTCACGCACTAACGGAAGGCTTAAATATGGAGTGGATACGCAAGCAGATGGGGCATACATCTATAAAAATGATAGAAAAGCATTATGGTACGTGGATGAATGCTGATGCGCCAGATTATTCTAACCAGCTTGGTGAGGCACTGTGTGATGTATTCGAAAAAAAAGCTACTCTTTGCAGTGTAGCGAAGCCGGGCTCAAAAATAGTCGTGTCTTCTTGGGGAGGTATTTCTGACCGTAAATCCTCCGCCGGTAACTTCGGTGTTTGTACCGCGGGCAAGTGGGAGATAAAACGATGCGCATAA
- a CDS encoding site-specific integrase — protein sequence MYLFRATNCTYFTRICFSKELKNRGFPFDIKISLFTKVRPVATKRNLIVSLAVFELIECINETTMPHDFKSSLNDRITGLREEFDCEYPVTFNFPIQPIKVIHQLPHQTNVQQVLLNTALDSFVESKNKEKILDSTIRQLSQRIQHFIKSSKLKKVSETTTSSALRYRDLLLSQKRIHKTNKGYLAAAYQFFKWCSLMNYIDKNPFDGIPHRNNEGTGSYSARRRWQTSELNLLIQSDAFKTKDKYFQWITLVLLYQGLRPGETCQLYTDDIIEQDGLICIHVNDSKPKQRLKNEWANRIVPIHPTLLKLGFGDFVNGVQSKRPKSLFNCKPGGKDNDWSKNYCQQLGRLSTTINLLPNDRPSAYSFRHTFIDELKQQEVDEALVAQLVGHTHKNLTYGKYGKKFPVKKLLQKLNHLHFSIAPFLTTIK from the coding sequence ATGTACTTATTTAGAGCCACTAATTGCACCTATTTTACCCGTATCTGTTTTTCAAAAGAGTTAAAGAACAGAGGCTTCCCTTTTGACATTAAAATATCTTTATTTACTAAAGTTCGGCCTGTTGCCACTAAACGAAATTTAATTGTTTCATTAGCTGTTTTTGAGTTGATTGAGTGTATTAATGAAACAACAATGCCTCATGACTTCAAATCATCTTTGAATGACCGTATTACTGGGTTACGTGAAGAATTTGACTGTGAATACCCCGTTACATTTAATTTTCCTATACAACCTATTAAGGTTATCCATCAGCTACCGCATCAAACAAATGTTCAACAAGTATTGCTAAATACGGCTTTAGATAGCTTTGTTGAATCTAAAAATAAAGAGAAAATTTTAGATTCAACGATTAGGCAATTGTCTCAACGAATTCAACATTTCATCAAGTCTAGTAAGCTCAAAAAAGTTTCGGAAACAACGACGAGTAGTGCACTCAGGTATCGTGATTTGTTGTTAAGTCAAAAGAGAATTCACAAAACCAATAAAGGCTACTTAGCTGCCGCTTATCAATTTTTTAAGTGGTGTAGTTTAATGAACTATATCGACAAAAATCCTTTTGATGGTATACCTCACCGAAATAACGAAGGCACTGGTTCATATTCAGCGCGGAGACGCTGGCAAACGAGCGAATTGAATTTATTAATTCAAAGCGACGCCTTTAAAACGAAAGATAAATATTTTCAATGGATAACATTAGTATTACTTTATCAAGGATTGAGACCCGGAGAGACATGCCAGTTGTACACAGACGATATCATTGAACAAGATGGTTTAATTTGTATTCACGTAAATGATAGTAAACCTAAACAACGATTGAAAAATGAGTGGGCTAATCGAATAGTGCCAATACATCCAACACTTTTAAAATTAGGGTTTGGAGACTTTGTTAATGGCGTTCAATCAAAAAGACCTAAGTCTTTATTTAACTGTAAACCAGGGGGGAAAGATAATGACTGGTCAAAGAATTATTGCCAACAGTTAGGACGCTTATCAACGACAATAAATTTATTACCTAATGATCGACCTTCAGCTTATAGCTTTAGGCATACGTTCATCGACGAACTCAAGCAACAAGAAGTCGATGAAGCACTTGTTGCTCAGTTAGTCGGACATACCCATAAAAATCTTACCTACGGGAAATACGGAAAAAAGTTTCCAGTTAAAAAGCTACTTCAAAAACTTAATCATTTACATTTTTCAATAGCACCATTTTTAACCACAATTAAATAA
- a CDS encoding DNA-3-methyladenine glycosylase I codes for MGNNNFSVNKCRCSWLDTSKPDYVKYHDEEWGVPVHDDKVMFESLVLESAQAGLSWYTILKKREGYRTLFLDFDVNKVARFTNDDVERLMQDASIVRNRLKIVAAINNAQRFIEIQQEYGSFCQFIWSYVDNKTQVNSINDTEKSVATSPISDRLAKDMKKIGFKFLGSTTLYSHLQATGLINDHSNSCFRK; via the coding sequence ATGGGTAATAATAATTTTTCTGTAAACAAGTGCCGCTGTTCTTGGCTTGATACCTCAAAACCTGATTATGTAAAATACCACGATGAAGAGTGGGGAGTGCCGGTTCATGACGATAAAGTGATGTTTGAATCGCTTGTTTTAGAATCAGCACAAGCTGGCTTAAGTTGGTACACTATTCTTAAGAAACGTGAAGGTTACCGTACGTTATTTTTAGACTTTGATGTAAATAAAGTTGCAAGGTTTACTAACGACGATGTAGAACGTTTAATGCAAGATGCCTCAATAGTACGCAACAGGCTTAAAATAGTAGCGGCTATTAATAATGCACAACGATTTATTGAAATACAGCAAGAGTACGGAAGTTTTTGTCAGTTCATCTGGTCTTATGTTGATAATAAAACCCAAGTTAACAGTATAAATGATACAGAGAAATCAGTTGCTACGTCCCCTATTAGTGATAGATTAGCCAAAGACATGAAGAAGATTGGCTTTAAATTTCTAGGATCAACAACCTTATATTCACACTTACAAGCAACCGGATTGATAAATGACCACTCAAATAGCTGTTTTAGAAAATAA
- a CDS encoding Bax inhibitor-1/YccA family protein: MQSNIGLQASKSSAIEINKVLKNTYMLLSMTLAFSAVTAAISMSLNLPHGAALIMTLVAFGLMFVVNKKADSASGIFWIFAFTGLMGASLGPMLNHYAAMPAGPGMIMQALGGTALIFFALSGYALTSKKDFSFMGGFLMVGLIVVIVASIANIFFQIPALSLAVSAAIIMIMSGLILFDTSRIINGGETNYIRATISLYLNIYNIFVHLLHLLGVMGGDD; the protein is encoded by the coding sequence ATGCAATCAAATATTGGTTTACAAGCGAGTAAAAGCTCAGCTATAGAAATTAACAAGGTACTTAAAAATACCTATATGTTGTTATCAATGACATTAGCTTTTAGTGCCGTTACTGCCGCTATTTCTATGTCGTTGAACTTGCCACACGGCGCAGCTCTTATAATGACATTAGTCGCTTTTGGCTTAATGTTTGTTGTAAACAAAAAAGCTGATTCAGCGAGTGGTATTTTTTGGATTTTCGCATTCACTGGTTTAATGGGAGCCTCTCTAGGCCCTATGCTTAACCATTACGCTGCAATGCCTGCCGGTCCTGGAATGATAATGCAAGCCTTAGGTGGTACTGCATTAATATTTTTCGCCTTATCGGGTTATGCATTAACTAGCAAAAAAGACTTCTCATTTATGGGTGGTTTTTTGATGGTCGGTTTAATTGTGGTAATAGTTGCAAGTATTGCAAATATTTTCTTTCAAATACCGGCACTTTCATTAGCAGTTAGCGCAGCTATTATCATGATTATGTCTGGTTTAATCTTATTTGATACTAGTCGTATAATTAATGGTGGTGAAACCAACTACATTCGAGCAACTATTTCTCTATACTTGAATATTTACAACATCTTCGTACATTTATTACACCTTTTAGGCGTAATGGGCGGCGATGATTAA